The sequence below is a genomic window from Tistrella mobilis.
GTCGGGAAGGTCATCCGGTCTTCGTACCAGGACGGCGAGATGAAGGCGTGCGGCCCCTGGAAGATGGCGAGGGCCGGGGTTTCCCCGTCGATGAAATGGCGCCATTGCTCGTTGTTCCGCGCCATATGGGTCACGAGCCGCGGCGGCGCATCCGGGCGTTCGTCCACCAGCATCGGCAGATGGGTGGCGACCGGCCCCTCGGCGCCGGTGGAGACCAGGGTGGCGAAGCTCCAGGCCCGCATCGCCTGGTGGATGACCTCTGGCCGCTCTTCCAGATAGGCGGCGGGGGTGTACATCGGCGGTGTCTCCCTCAAAGCCCGGGCCGGGCGTCAGTTCAGGCCCAGCGTCTGGCCCAGCCAGTGCGCGGTGTCGTCCAGCGCCTCGCCGGCCACTTTCGCCACCGAGACCGCTTCAAGGAAGCTGTGCACCGTGCCGGGATAGACCTTCGCCCCCACCTGCACCCCGGCTGCCGCCAGACGATCGCGCATCTCCAGGTTTTCGTCATAAAGCGGGTCGCATTCGGTGATCACCATCCAGGCCGGCGGCAACCCGGTCAGGTCGGCATCCAGCACGCGCAGCCGCGGGTCGAAGCGCTGCTCGGGGTCCGACACGTAATTCATCAGGAACCAGAGCATCATATGGGTGGTCAGCAGATAGTTGCCGCCGCCCCAGCGCAACACCGACGGGCTCACCAGATCCATCGAGAACCCGCCGTAATTCAGCACCATGGCCGCAACCGGCGCCTCGCCGGCATCGCGGAAGGTCAGGCAGGCCGAGACGGTCAGGTTGCCGCCGGCCGAATCGCCGCCGAGCGCGATCCGGTCCGGATCGAGGCCGAATTCGGCCGCGCGGGCATGGATGGCGCGCACGACATCCACCACCTCCTGCGGCGCCTGCGGGA
It includes:
- a CDS encoding alpha/beta hydrolase fold domain-containing protein gives rise to the protein MTASPYDVLDPDIAIFVRRMIADASAHPPREQLTPPEARRVAEIVRKPWTEGGPVMASREDHMIPTRHGPVRIRFHRPEGLAAPAPALIYIHGGGFVLFSLDTHDRLMREYAARARMVVIGIDYSLAPEARFPQAPQEVVDVVRAIHARAAEFGLDPDRIALGGDSAGGNLTVSACLTFRDAGEAPVAAMVLNYGGFSMDLVSPSVLRWGGGNYLLTTHMMLWFLMNYVSDPEQRFDPRLRVLDADLTGLPPAWMVITECDPLYDENLEMRDRLAAAGVQVGAKVYPGTVHSFLEAVSVAKVAGEALDDTAHWLGQTLGLN